The following proteins come from a genomic window of Gossypium raimondii isolate GPD5lz chromosome 5, ASM2569854v1, whole genome shotgun sequence:
- the LOC128041067 gene encoding uncharacterized protein LOC128041067: MKIICWNVRGLGSPRAVRKLRFLLKQNNPQLVFLMETIVNEKRMEAIRRRCGFTNGLEVGAVGTRGGICLAWREEVQIHLKSLSTSHIDVLVKGEGAHEDWRFTGFYGSPYSQNKNASWGLLKILGQEQEYPWLVSGDFNEIAYSFEKRGGQPREERKMAAFREILQECHLLDMGYSGVWYTWERGNLPKTNIRERLDRGVANEKWMELFPTGNIHHLTSTLSDHCPLLISTINVSRFKIVPSFKFEAWWTAEESIEEEIRKAWKSSNGSVLEKLENLQISLSKWAKFIKKKRKGMTDTITKELEDLMKKELDEDVMNQMIEKRIHLSMEIEKEEMYWEQRARANWLKLGDKNTTFFHKYASMRRRINTISVGDSSHLLTGIQNSISSDINTGLLEKFTTEEIYIAVKGMGSIKAPVLKNGKDVEGLNLTKITLILKKSNPTNLVDFRPISLCIVLYKIIAKAIANCLQEVIGRCIDSAQSAFVPGRLISDKVLIAYEILHTLRKKRKGKKGFMAIKLDMSKAYDRVEWAFLKEVMIRMGFAKEWVVLIMRCISTVSYVVTTNGRNGRVFKPTRGLRQGDPLSPFLFLICSEGLSSLIRNATKEGLIKGVRESRRGPIISHLLFADDCILFGEASKSSARNLKAILQEYETCSGQCVNFSKSMIFFSSNFEEGDKGRLSAKMGIRGSNNMEKYLGLPNIVSRKKKESFQNLKDRIKQRIDNWSTHFLSQGGREVFIKSVLQAIPTYAMTCFLLPKSLCDEFDNLFARFWWQKGKGKKGIHWCQWEYMCRPKEEGGMGFRNMAQFNVALLAKQGWRIINNQNALVTQVFKAKYFSDDNFLNSSLGNSCSYVWKSIWAAKDLLTKGHCWRVGTSTNISINDAWIPDSVNFRLSSEINSMRDVKVDELIDNKNRSWKKELITSTFLEDDAARILRIPLAQTPHEDFLIWVGKRSGEFTINGLEKRDLNRTGEKKRWSFLQESFIKINFDGAYDRSKNQSGVGIVARDSEGTILFSCSEIHSNISSAFAAEAIACRKAVQMGIRKGWQLLILEGDSLAIVKKCKSKSQDRSMVGVYIYDIQQEIYGLDSIRFQHTPRSANGLAHIIATETLRKREEFYLDRGVPEYAMDQARHDGRRGSD; encoded by the exons ATGAAAATCATATGCTGGAATGTCCGTGGATTGGGGAGTCCACGGGCAGTAAGAAAGCTTCGGTTTTTACTGAAGCAAAATAATCCTCAATTAGTCTTCCTAATGGAGACTATAGTAAATGAAAAGCGTATGGAAGCAATTAGAAGAAGGTGTGGTTTCACGAATGGACTTGAAGTAGGAGCTGTTGGTACGCGGGGTGGGATTTGCTTAGCATGGCGAGAGGAGGTTCAGATTCATCTTAAATCTTTGTCAACAAGTCATATTGATGTGCTGGTCAAAGGAGAAGGTGCTCATGAAGATTGGAGATTCACAGGGTTTTATGGCTCTCCCTactcacaaaataaaaatgccTCATGGGGTTTATTAAAGATCTTGGGACAGGAGCAAGAGTATCCTTGGTTAGTGAGTGGAGATTTCAATGAAATAGcttattcttttgaaaaaagGGGAGGTCAACCGAGGGAGGAAAGGAAGATGGCAGCGTTTCGGGAAATTCTACAAGAATGTCACCTTTTAGATATGGGATATTCAGGAGTATGGTATACATGGGAAAGAGGGAATCTACCAAAGACGAACATTCGAGAAAGATTGGATAGGGGTGTTGCGAAtgaaaaatggatggaattaTTTCCAACGGGCAATATTCATCATCTGACGTCTACCCTTTCGGATCATTGTCCTTTGCTAATAAGCACAATTAATGTAAGCAGATTTAAGATAGTTccaagttttaaatttgaagcttGGTGGACTGCAGAGGAATCAATAGAAGAAGAAATTCGGAAAGCCTGGAAGTCATCAAATGGATCGGTATTGGAGAAGCTTGAGAACTTGCAGATTAGCTTATCGAAATGGGCAAAATTCATTAAGAAGAAACGAAAGGGAATGACAGATACAATTACAAAAGAGCTTGAAGACTTAATGAAGAAGGAACTTGATGAAGATGTTATGAACCAGATGATTGAGAAAAGAATCCATTTGAGCATGGAAATTGAAAAGGAGGAGATGTATTGGGAACAGAGAGCACGAGCTAATTGGCTAAAGTTAGGGGATAAGAACACGacattttttcataaatatgcaTCAATGCGGAGAAGAATTAATACAATCA GTGTTGGAGATTCCTCCCACCTTTTAACAGGTATTCAGAACAGCATCTCTTCAGATATCAATACAGGCCTATTGGAAAAGTTTACGACAGAGGAGATTTACATTGCAGTAAAGGGAATGGGTTCAATAAAAGCTCCAG TTTTAAAAAACGGAAAAGATGTGGAAGGGCTAAACTTAACTAAGATCACCCTTATTCTGAAGAAGTCCAATCCTACAAACCTTGTTGATTTTAGACCAATTAGTTTGTGCATAgttctttataaaattatagctAAAGCTATTGCTAATTGTCTTCAGGAAGTCATCGGAAGATGCATTGACAGTGCTCAAAGTGCATTTGTCCCAGGGAGGCTAATTTCGGATAAAGTTTTGATAGCCTATGAAATTCTGCATACACTTCGAAAAAAACGAAAGGGGAAAAAAGGATTTATGGCAATTAAGCTTGACATGAGTAAAGCTTACGATAGAGTGGAATGGGCTTTCTTGAAGGAAGTTATGATACGGATGGGATTTGCGAAGGAATGGGTGGTATTAATAATGAGATGTATTTCTACAGTCTCTTATGTTGTGACTACAAATGGGAGGAATGGTAGAGTTTTTAAACCAACCAGAGGACTCCGACAAGGTGACCCACTtagcccttttctttttcttatttgcaGTGAAGGTTTATCGTCTTTAATCAGGAATGCTACAAAAGAGGGGTTGATTAAAGGGGTGAGAGAAAGCAGAAGAGGCCCGATTATATCACACTTGTTATTTGCAGACGATTGCATTTTGTTTGGTGAAGCCAGCAAAAGTAGTGCAAGGAACCTAAAAGCTATTTTGCAAGAATATGAGACTTGTTCTGGTCAATGCGTTAATTTTAGCAAATCCATGATCTTTTTTAGTTCGAATTTTGAGGAGGGTGATAAAGGAAGGTTATCGGCTAAAATGGGAATAAGAGGTTCGAATAACATGGAAAAATATCTTGGACTGCCAAACATTGTAAGCCGGAAGAAAAAAGAATCGTTTCAGAATCTCAAAGACAGAATAAAGCAAAGGATTGATAATTGGAGTACTCATTTTTTATCTCAAGGGGGTAGAGAGGTTTTCATTAAATCAGTCCTTCAAGCAATTCCTACTTATGCAATGACATGTTTTCTACTACCAAAGTCGCTTTGTGATGAGTTTGACAATTTATTTGCTAGATTTTGGTGGcagaaaggaaaaggaaagaaaggaatTCACTGGTGTCAATGGGAATACATGTGTAGGCCTAAAGAGGAGGGTGGTATGGGCTTCCGGAATATGGCACAGTTCAATGTAGCTCTACTGGCTAAGCAAGGGTGGAGGATTATAAACAACCAGAATGCTCTCGTTACGCAAGTGTTCAAAGCTAAGTATTTCTCGGATGATAATTTCTTAAATTCCAGTTTAGGAAATTCATGTTCGTATGTATGGAAAAGCATTTGGGCAGCAAAGGACTTATTGACAAAAGGGCATTGCTGGAGGGTGGGGACGAGTACTAATATTTCCATAAATGATGCTTGGATTCCAGATTCTGTTAATTTTAGATTATCATCAGAAATTAATTCTATGCGTGATGTTAAAGTCGATGAGTTGATTGATAATAAAAACAGAAGTTGGAAAAAAGAGTTGATTACCAGTACCTTCCTGGAAGACGATGCAGCCAGAATCCTCAGAATTCCTCTGGCACAAACACCGCATGAAGATTTTCTTATCTGGGTTGGCAAACGGTCGGGTGAGTTCACG ATTAATGGTCTGGAGAAGAGAGATCTGAATCGTACCGGAGAGAAAAAGAGATGGTCATTCCTACAGGAAAGTTTTATTAAGATCAACTTTGATGGCGCTTACGATAGAAGCAAGAATCAGTCGGGTGTGGGTATTGTGGCCAGAGATTCAGAAGGAACTATTCTTTTTTCATGTTCAGAGATTCATTCTAATATTTCATCAGCCTTTGCTGCTGAAGCAATTGCCTGCCGGAAAGCAGTTCAAATGGGAATCAGGAAGGGATGGCAACTTTTGATTCTTGAAGGAGACTCCCTCGCAATCGTCAAGAAATGCAAATCAAAGAGTCAAGACAGATCTATGGTGGGGGTATACATTTATGACATTCAGCAGGAAATATATGGACTTGATAGTATCAGATTTCAACATACACCCAGATCCGCAAATGGTCTTGCACATATCATAGCAACAGAAACattaagaaaaagagaagagttTTACCTGGATAGGGGAGTTCCAGAATATGCTATGGACCAAGCTCGGCATGATGGGAGAAGAGGATCAGATTAG
- the LOC128041066 gene encoding uncharacterized protein LOC128041066 → MESGGNDGFGGDEIALLTKELIQLSVKSSMVEPSGNFSLICSIWTKKPYNQDSFKAQMRSIWKTRKKFVIQVIGQNLFLIEFELEEDLETVLESQPWLFRKQLILFDRLNKSMLRDQIRLVSSPFWIKIGPCLPEFDKKDLLHAIGVTFGRVIRSEILGEFCRLRVLLNVQRPLRRGIFVSIGNGNKSWIPFKYEKLPTFSFGCGRLGHGIHDCSKFTPAEKNKIKEDPPFSLALKAESTLVGRESLKFNALLKKLQSQCSYVGGITKDQEEYLYMEQSSGLMRGIQDSTWLASTVADLELRKEAGINEGDTVNSNVNNLILARKASWKRRKIIGRMENHEVDRKLQKGKLVELVQDEYGVKEIREENPKRARHDEHDLITEDETNLQMEYSNQTGSVAANGQADRAQ, encoded by the coding sequence ATGGAGAGTGGTGGTAACGATGGGTTTGGGGGAGATGAGATCGCCCTATTAACAAAAGAGCTTATTCAACTTTCGGTTAAAAGTTCGATGGTGGAGCCAAGCggtaatttttctttgatatgTTCCATATGGACAAAGAAACCTTACAATCAAGACAGTTTCAAAGCACAGATGAGGAGTATTTGGAAGACAAGGAAGAAATTCGTGATTCAAGTGATTGGACAAAACCTCtttttgattgagtttgaattaGAAGAGGATTTAGAGACTGTTCTGGAAAGCCAACCATGGCTGTTTAGGAAGCAATTAATCTTGTTCGATCGATTGAATAAGTCAATGCTGAGAGATCAAATTCGACTTGTCTCATCTCCGTTTTGGATTAAAATTGGGCCGTGTTTACCAGAGTTTGATAAAAAAGACCTTCTGCATGCTATAggagtcacttttggaagggtGATCAGATCTGAAATTCTTGGTGAGTTTTGTCGGCTTAGAGTGCTGTTAAATGTTCAGAGACCTCTTCGCAGgggtatttttgtttcaatagGGAATGGGAATAAATCTTGGATCCCTTTCAAGTATGAAAAGTTGCCGACTTTCTCTTTTGGATGTGGTAGGCTGGGGCATGGTATCCACGACTGTTCAAAATTTACTCCTgcagagaaaaacaaaattaaagaggaTCCACCTTTCTCTTTAGCATTAAAAGCAGAATCAACGTTGGTGGGAAGGGAGAGTTTAAAGTTTAATGCTCTATTGAAAAAACTACAATCACAATGCTCTTATGTTGGAGGCATTACAAAGGATCAGGAAGAATATCTGTACATGGAGCAAAGTAGTGGTTTAATGAGAGGGATCCAGGATAGTACTTGGTTGGCATCAACTGTTGCAGATTTAGAATTGCGAAAGGAAGCAGGAATCAATGAAGGAGATACTGTAAATAGTAACGTCAATAATCTGATTTTAGCCAGGAAAGCTAGTtggaaaagaaggaaaataatagGAAGGATGGAGAACCATGAGGTAGATCGTAAATTGCAAAAAGGGAAATTGGTAGAGTTAGTGCAAGATGAATATGGGGTAAAAGAGATTCGGGAGGAGAATCCAAAAAGGGCGAGACATGATGAACATGATCTAATTACGGAGGATGAAACCAATTTGCAAATGGAATATTCCAACCAGACAGGATCAGTGGCTGCCAATGGGCAAGCCGACCGGGCACAATGA